TCGAGCGTTACGGCTCCTGGATCCGCGCCGGGAACGTCTCCGTCGATTTCGCGATGCGCCTCGACCCGCTCTCGGCGCTGATGCTCTCGTTCGTCACGTTCGTCGGTTTCCTGATCCACGTCTACTCCGTCGGGTACATGCACCACGACGAGGGCTACTGGCGGTATTTCAGCTATCTGAACCTCTTCATGTTCGCGATGCTGACGCTCGTTCTCGGGTCGAACTTCCTCATCCTTTTCGTCGGCTGGGAAGGCGTGGGGCTCTGTTCCTACCTCCTGATCGCCTTCGACTACCAGAAGGAGTCCTCCGCCCGCGCGGGACGGAAGGCGTTCGTCGCCAACCGCGTCGGCGACTTCGGGTTCCTGATCGGTTTGTTCCTCGTCCTCGGCCTCTTCGGCTCGCTCGAGTTCGACCGGATCTTCCCGGCGGCCGCGGCCGCGCCGGAGCGGTTCGCTCCCGCGATGACCGCGATCGCGCTCTGCCTCTTCATCGGCGCCTGCGGGAAGAGCGCGCAGCTCCCGCTGTACGTCTGGCTCCCCGACGCCATGGCCGGCCCGACGCCGGTCTCGGCGCTCATCCACGCCGCGACGATGGTCACGGCGGGCGTCTACGTCGTGGCGCGCGCGAACGTCTTCTTCCGCCTCTCGCCGACCGCCATGGCCGTCGTCGCGATCGTCGGGGGCGCGACCGCGCTCTTCGCCGCGATCATCGGAACCGCCCAGACCGACATCAAGAAGGTGCTCGCCTACTCGACGATCTCCCAGCTCGGCTACATGTTCCTCGCGTGCGGCGTCGGCGCGTTCGTCGCCGGGATGTTCCACGTGATGACGCACGCGTTCTTCAAGGCGCTCCTCTTCCTCGGCTCGGGGTCGGTCATCCACGCGATGGGCGGGGAGCAGGACATGCGCCGGATGGGCGGGCTCCGCCGCGCGCTCCCGGTGACGTACTGGACGTTCCTCGCGGCCACGCTCGCGATCGCGGGCATTCCGGTCTGGGCCGGCTTCTTCTCGAAGGACGAGATCCTCGGCGCGGTCTTCGCGAAGAGCCCGGCGCTGTGGGCGGTCGGCTTCGTGGCGGCCGGACTCACCTCCTTCTACATGTTCCGCGTGGTGTATCTGACGTTCTTCGGGACCTTCCGGGGGACCGAGGAGGAGAAGCATCATCTCCACGAGTCTCCGGCGACCATGACCGGGCCGCTCGTGATCCTCGCCATCCTCTCGACCGTCGGCGGGTTCGTCGGGCTCCCGGCCTTCCTCGGCGAGCGGGCGAATCTCTTCCACCGGTTCCTCTCCCCGATCGTCCCGCCGATCGCCGCCGGCGCCTTGATCGGCGAGCTCGGCTGCGGAACCGAGATCGCGCTGATCGCGGCGTCCGTCGCGGTCGCTCTCGTGGGGTGGGTCGTCGCGCGGACGTTCTACTCGGGCGAGCGCGCGGGGACGGTCCCGGAGCGGTTCGTGCGCGCCTTCCCGGGCGTCCACCGCGTCGTCGAGAACAAGTTCTATGTCGACGAGCTCTACGAGGCGGTGATCTACCGCCCGTTCCGCGCGCTCTCCCGGATGTTCTGGAAGGTGGTCGACACGCTGATCATCGACGGACTCGTCAACGCGGGCTCCTTCCTGGTCGAGCTCGCGGGGGACCTCCTCCGCTTCTTCACCACCGGAAACGTCCGGAACTACGCGCTCACGTTCCTCCTCGGGATCGTGGCCCTCCTGGCCTACCTCGGATGGGCGCCGCGATGATCGCCGTCCCGCACCTGCTCTCCTGGCTGATCTTCCTTCCGGCGGCGGGCGCCGCGCTCCTGCTCCTCTTTCCGGCGCGCGCGGCGACGGAAGCGAAGACGGCGGGCGTCGTCGTCTCCCTCGCGGTCTTCGTCCTCTCCGTCGGGCTCTGGCGGTACGACCCCGCGATCGCCGCCTTCCAGTTCGGCGAGAGCGTCCCGTGGATCCCGCCGCTCGGGATCACCTACACGGTCGGAATCGACGGGATCTCGCTCCTCCTCGTCCTGCTGACGACGTTCCTGACCCCCGTCGCCCTGATCTTCTCGCTCTCGCACGTGAAGCAGAACGTGCGGGGCTTCACGGCGGCGTTCCTCCTCCTCGAGACGGGAATGCTCGGCTCGCTCGCGGCG
The Thermoanaerobaculia bacterium genome window above contains:
- the nuoL gene encoding NADH-quinone oxidoreductase subunit L yields the protein MIPLFVLPLLPFLGFLLCGLLGRKLGKTFVTVCGVGSVAATTVLAWVRLVPFAADAFAGHAAPILERYGSWIRAGNVSVDFAMRLDPLSALMLSFVTFVGFLIHVYSVGYMHHDEGYWRYFSYLNLFMFAMLTLVLGSNFLILFVGWEGVGLCSYLLIAFDYQKESSARAGRKAFVANRVGDFGFLIGLFLVLGLFGSLEFDRIFPAAAAAPERFAPAMTAIALCLFIGACGKSAQLPLYVWLPDAMAGPTPVSALIHAATMVTAGVYVVARANVFFRLSPTAMAVVAIVGGATALFAAIIGTAQTDIKKVLAYSTISQLGYMFLACGVGAFVAGMFHVMTHAFFKALLFLGSGSVIHAMGGEQDMRRMGGLRRALPVTYWTFLAATLAIAGIPVWAGFFSKDEILGAVFAKSPALWAVGFVAAGLTSFYMFRVVYLTFFGTFRGTEEEKHHLHESPATMTGPLVILAILSTVGGFVGLPAFLGERANLFHRFLSPIVPPIAAGALIGELGCGTEIALIAASVAVALVGWVVARTFYSGERAGTVPERFVRAFPGVHRVVENKFYVDELYEAVIYRPFRALSRMFWKVVDTLIIDGLVNAGSFLVELAGDLLRFFTTGNVRNYALTFLLGIVALLAYLGWAPR